TAACAATTACTACCTCATCTTGCCACTGATTATTACTTGTTTAGGGGCAGTTATCATTGCTCAATTATTTGGTGGACAGCCTATCTACAGCCAACTACTTCATCGCACATTAAAGAACGATAAACTCAGACAACAAGATTTGCCCACTCAACAAAATGAAACGGGTAAATAAGATAACAATCCATCGCGAGAACAAGCATTTTTCAGTACAAATCGTGAGCGAATAACAAAGCAAGCGTATAGTCTTTTTGGTACACTATGCTCAAATTGACTATTAGGATTCCACGTTGAACATCGCGTTGCCAAATTTTCGCCGAGCGGTTCCATTATCTCTTGCTTCTCTTGCTCTTGGGGTTATCGGGCTGGGTCAAGCTTGGATGCTTTATGCTCCTTCTGTAGGTGTGTGGTTTCGTCCGTTCTGTGCGTTAGTTGGCGGTTCGCTGCTCGTTCCCGTAATTATTCAATACCTAACAAATTATCGCCGATTTATCACCGAAATACGTAACCCTCTAAATGGCAGTCTTATGGCTCCAATCAGCATGGGATTACTCATTTTATGCGATTATCTCGCGACTATTGTGCCTAATGTAGCCTACTTTCTTTGGTTTTTAGCTTTAGGGTTACACATTGTCATGATGGTTTGTTTTTTCTACTTTCAGATTAAAAATTTCAAGTTATCTAACATAGTACCAAGTTGGTTCCTTTACCCTGTCGGACTAATTAGCAGCTCTCTTGCTGGTTCACAGCTTGGTCATACGCTCTATTCAGAAACCATTGCAGCAATTTGTATTACCATCTATTTCTTTATGTTGCCAGTGGTGTTGTATCGTTTGGTTTTTGCTGGCATGTTACCGCGACGAGCCCGCCCAACTTTAGCCATCATGGCCGCACCAATTAACTTAACGTTAGCGGCCTACCTCGTTAACTTTAAGGCACCTGATCCCATTTTAACGGGCGCGCTCGCAGGTATTGCCATTACGATGACTCTGCTGATCTACCTATGTTACATCCCGTTGCTGCGTTTGAAATTTCAGCCATCGATCGCCGCGGTGACATTCCCTTCAGTTATCAGCTCCATCGCCATGCATCATTTAACCGATTGGTTCCATTCCGATTACCCACAATGGTCTTGGTTGATGAG
This DNA window, taken from Vibrio tapetis subsp. tapetis, encodes the following:
- a CDS encoding TDT family transporter, with translation MNIALPNFRRAVPLSLASLALGVIGLGQAWMLYAPSVGVWFRPFCALVGGSLLVPVIIQYLTNYRRFITEIRNPLNGSLMAPISMGLLILCDYLATIVPNVAYFLWFLALGLHIVMMVCFFYFQIKNFKLSNIVPSWFLYPVGLISSSLAGSQLGHTLYSETIAAICITIYFFMLPVVLYRLVFAGMLPRRARPTLAIMAAPINLTLAAYLVNFKAPDPILTGALAGIAITMTLLIYLCYIPLLRLKFQPSIAAVTFPSVISSIAMHHLTDWFHSDYPQWSWLMSFGLTELLIATFLVCWVFKNYVVHFLKHPH